The following proteins are encoded in a genomic region of Pirellulaceae bacterium:
- a CDS encoding TIGR03545 family protein, translating to MIRWQYIIPRVVILLTITAALYFSLGPLLYLVIKYGGQSATGSRVDVSVVKVDLGAAQISLQGLLFADPGNDQQNLFEADEIVLDLETDAALRRKLIVREGRVSGLRLQTGRDESGALEASDRKGGESVIDRVKQRGEAWFDSSLGAFKQDLESDLHTIRLSRELRQRWPIEYERLRLRGKQIESEGQKLKDDVERIVERPLENLQLVQPAVERIHQLRRETSETRQQLEALHRQVQLDREALVEAKAHDVAYVREKLHVDALDAESINDYLLGPVWSERLVKAFQWIQLTRELTGDVGEAAADQDEATRGLSVLFQGYHATPDFLVRKLLLDGRGTVGNDPFYFVGQIAELTPQSKRHSRPTIVQVRARGAIDLVGTATIDRRHQLPIDRYVIDIPALQQTGRVLGNRQQFAVEIAPGTLAIRAEIQVVDQELQGWVKLSQRELDLRPHLGPKYSKYLSGDRLQSLREINQFSAVLSISGKLQQPRWNLKSDLGTQIASSLNAAIKAELVERQRELIERGNRVIERELGSLQRNLMEDQRELLESLEIGDEQLDLIKQQLMAEAGSPDQLIGQGKKLLEIFK from the coding sequence ATGATACGTTGGCAATATATTATTCCTCGCGTTGTGATCTTGTTGACGATTACGGCCGCCCTTTACTTTTCCTTGGGACCGTTGCTCTATCTCGTAATCAAGTACGGTGGTCAGTCAGCCACGGGTTCGCGAGTGGACGTCTCTGTGGTGAAGGTTGATCTTGGGGCGGCGCAGATTAGCTTACAAGGATTGCTGTTCGCTGATCCTGGAAATGATCAGCAGAATCTTTTCGAGGCAGATGAGATTGTTTTGGATTTGGAGACCGATGCGGCTTTGCGTCGAAAGCTGATTGTTCGAGAGGGACGTGTGAGTGGGCTTCGTTTGCAGACGGGGCGAGATGAAAGCGGGGCGCTTGAGGCTTCCGATCGAAAAGGTGGAGAGTCCGTCATTGACCGAGTCAAGCAGCGAGGTGAAGCATGGTTTGATTCATCATTAGGTGCCTTTAAGCAAGATCTCGAAAGTGATTTGCACACGATTCGATTGTCCCGCGAACTGAGGCAACGCTGGCCAATCGAATATGAGCGACTTCGACTGCGGGGTAAGCAGATTGAGTCGGAGGGACAGAAGCTAAAAGACGACGTAGAACGAATTGTTGAACGTCCTCTTGAAAATCTACAGCTTGTCCAACCTGCCGTGGAACGGATTCATCAGTTGCGACGCGAGACCTCAGAAACAAGACAACAATTGGAGGCTCTTCACCGACAAGTGCAACTGGATAGGGAGGCCTTGGTGGAAGCGAAGGCACATGATGTTGCCTACGTGCGAGAAAAGCTCCATGTTGATGCATTGGATGCGGAATCGATCAATGACTATTTACTGGGGCCAGTCTGGTCAGAGCGTCTGGTCAAGGCGTTTCAATGGATACAATTGACGCGAGAATTGACCGGTGATGTTGGGGAAGCGGCCGCGGACCAAGATGAAGCGACTCGCGGGTTAAGCGTGCTGTTCCAGGGGTATCATGCAACTCCGGATTTCTTGGTGCGAAAGTTACTGCTCGACGGTCGTGGGACAGTTGGCAACGATCCTTTTTACTTTGTTGGCCAAATTGCCGAATTGACTCCCCAGTCCAAGCGACACAGCAGGCCGACGATCGTGCAAGTCAGAGCCCGGGGAGCGATCGATCTGGTGGGTACCGCAACCATCGATCGTCGACACCAACTCCCTATTGATCGTTATGTGATCGATATTCCGGCACTCCAGCAAACTGGTCGTGTGTTGGGCAATCGGCAACAGTTTGCAGTGGAGATTGCTCCCGGTACGCTGGCCATTCGTGCTGAAATTCAAGTCGTTGACCAAGAGCTGCAAGGCTGGGTCAAGCTGAGCCAGCGCGAATTAGATCTTCGGCCACATCTTGGCCCGAAGTATTCGAAATATCTTTCGGGTGATCGTCTGCAAAGTTTGCGCGAGATCAACCAGTTTTCCGCGGTGCTTTCTATCTCCGGAAAACTCCAGCAGCCTCGCTGGAATCTGAAATCTGATTTGGGGACCCAAATCGCTTCGTCGCTGAATGCCGCGATTAAGGCTGAATTGGTCGAGCGGCAACGGGAATTAATCGAACGAGGAAATCGAGTGATCGAACGTGAGTTGGGATCCTTGCAGAGGAATCTGATGGAGGACCAGCGGGAGTTACTCGAATCGCTTGAAATCGGTGATGAGCAACTGGACTTGATCAAGCAGCAGTTGATGGCGGAAGCGGGGTCACCCGATCAACTTATCGGGCAAGGGAAAAAGCTACTTGAGATCTTCAAGTAA
- a CDS encoding TIGR03546 family protein has translation MKKLGLQLRPDNRLQFAENDRSSLMILRYFKPIRDLLRIFSHENSPRQMALGIALGLMIGLLPKGNLIAVSLTILMFTLRVNLGVGLTTTFLVSLVATSLDPLTHAIGLRVLGHPASYVRLAAWHQLPIVPWTSLNNTVVIGGLLLGIALFYPVYHLGETLFDYLAKRRAAVHQPVETAGE, from the coding sequence ATGAAAAAACTTGGGCTACAACTCAGACCCGACAATCGACTACAGTTCGCCGAAAATGATCGGAGTTCCCTAATGATTCTGCGTTACTTCAAGCCGATTCGAGATCTGTTACGAATTTTTTCGCACGAGAATTCGCCCCGACAAATGGCGTTGGGGATCGCTTTGGGGCTGATGATTGGCTTGTTGCCAAAGGGTAACCTGATTGCCGTCTCGCTCACCATCTTGATGTTCACGCTGCGGGTGAATCTGGGAGTGGGGCTGACAACAACATTTCTGGTCTCCCTGGTCGCTACAAGTCTCGATCCACTAACTCACGCAATTGGGCTTCGTGTGTTGGGCCACCCGGCTTCCTACGTTCGTTTAGCTGCTTGGCACCAGCTGCCAATCGTGCCTTGGACCTCTTTGAACAATACCGTGGTGATCGGTGGTCTTTTACTGGGAATTGCTTTGTTTTATCCCGTCTATCATTTGGGAGAGACGCTGTTCGATTATCTCGCAAAGCGACGCGCAGCGGTCCACCAACCTGTTGAGACCGCTGGGGAGTGA